Genomic segment of Ramlibacter agri:
GAAGCCGACTTCGAGAAGATCCTGCTGCGCCAGCGGGTGGCCGTGAACATGGAGGGCCGCAGCACCCGCACCACCATGGTCGGCCAGGAGGTCGCCATGCCGGTGGCGATCGCCCCGACCGGCCTGACCGGGATGCAGCACGCCGACGGCGAGATCCTGGCGGCGAAGGCGGCCAAGAAGGCCGGCATCCCCTTCACCCTGTCCACCATGAGCATCTGCTCGATCGAGGACGTGGCGGAGGCCACCGGCCGACATCCCTTCTGGTTCCAGCTGTACGTGATGCGCGACCGCGGCTTCATCGAGGCGCTGATCGACCGCGCCAAGGCCGCCGGCTGCTCCGCCCTGGTGGTGACGCTGGACCTGCAGATCCTGGGCCAGCGCCACAAGGACCTGAAGAACGGCCTGTCGGCGCCGCCCAAGCTCACCGCGGCGAACGTCCTGAACCTGATGACGAAACCGCGCTGGTGCCTGGGCATGCTGGGCACCAGGCGCCGCCAGTTCGGCAACATCGTCGGCCACGTCAAGGGCATCGAGAACATGGGTTCGCTGTCCGAGTGGACGGCCAAGCAGTTCGACCCGCGCCTGTCCTGGGCGGACGTCGAATGGATCAAGAGCCGCTGGGGCGGCAAGCTGATCCTGAAAGGCGTGCAGGACCTCGAGGACGCCAAGCTGGCCGCCGACTCCGGCGCCGACGCGGTCATCGTCTCCAACCACGGCGGCCGCCAGCTCGATGGCGCGCCCTCCTCCATCTCCGCCCTGCCCGCCATCGCCGACGCGGTGGGCGACCGGATCGAGGTGCACAT
This window contains:
- a CDS encoding alpha-hydroxy acid oxidase encodes the protein TNIEDLRVLAQKRVPRMFYDYADSGSWTESTYRANEADFEKILLRQRVAVNMEGRSTRTTMVGQEVAMPVAIAPTGLTGMQHADGEILAAKAAKKAGIPFTLSTMSICSIEDVAEATGRHPFWFQLYVMRDRGFIEALIDRAKAAGCSALVVTLDLQILGQRHKDLKNGLSAPPKLTAANVLNLMTKPRWCLGMLGTRRRQFGNIVGHVKGIENMGSLSEWTAKQFDPRLSWADVEWIKSRWGGKLILKGVQDLEDAKLAADSGADAVIVSNHGGRQLDGAPSSISALPAIADAVGDRIEVHMDGGIRSGQHVLKAVALGARGVYIGRAMLYGLGAMGEAGVDKALAIIRNELDLSMAFCGRTDIGTV